From Dendropsophus ebraccatus isolate aDenEbr1 chromosome 10, aDenEbr1.pat, whole genome shotgun sequence:
ggagcgtgataggaattgtagttttgtatctAGAGAGCCCAGGTGTAAGACCACTGCTATAATAGGCAGCACTACAAAGACAGCTTTATCCTTctggagctaatttgcatacttttttcccaGGCAGCATTGCTTTGCATAGAAGACTCCCTACCCTCTTAGCACTCTCCTTAAGAAGAAACATTACCCCCTACATAGTGATTTATAATAAAAAACATTGTATAGAGCACTGGGTTACACCTGGTTGTGAAACAACTCCTGAACTATCATAGTGCTTACTGGGAGTTATAGTTATACAATGGCTTTAGAAAATTACTCTAGGGAATCTCAACACTTTataggaaaaaatatatttttcttttatccaagtctagatataaaatatatatattttccatgATGGAATGTAAAAAGAACTAGAAATTCTGTATATCCTGCTGGACAACAGCGCCACCAGTAAAACTGGCCATAACGAGCACTGCACCCTTGCACATtgctaaaaaataatatttttttaataaaaatgatcacaatacaaaatgcatattttttaagTTACTTTTTTACATAAAGgtctaaaaaaaatgtaactttgTATAATAAGGCATCCTAAGTGTAACCTGTGGTTTCATAGCGACAACTCTCAGTATGCGCCAGGACAGTGCTGGGAGTTGTCGTATTGCGGCCATTGAAGAACCGCAGGTTGCAGATCCTAAGAATTGGTGAAAGTTGGCTCACCCTAAACCACGCCTGATAAAATAaccactatttttcttttttcgaaATAAATTcgaataataaaaaaatttccaatAAAAGTTTGTTTTGTACTCCGATAATAAAATTATATGCagagatatataaaaaaataaataaaaaagtctaAAGCTATTTTTGCTAAGAGAAGGTCCAAGGGCGCACATAACCCACAATCTGTCGGCCTGGTGAAGAGTCTATTGTTGTCATAAAGCAAAAATTTAAAGAATttctgcttatatatatatatatatatttttttttttctgttctccaGAGTTCTCGGCACATTTCAATGTTTTAACATCTCGCCTGTTTCAATTGTTATATTGTAATTGCTCTTCTGAACCCGACTCTGAAATCCTGTGATCGGGTGGAAATCAGGAGAGAATGGGGTAAAATAAAGTTCTGTTTGGTTAACGCATCTCTAGTGTGACTGTTACttttagggatatatatatatatatttttttttactgtggctTGGTACTGGGGATgcagggccacacaaacaataatTGGATCATTCCTGTGGTCCTTTTCCTGTCATTTGTTAACTAATCGCTGGCCCTATTAGGCCAATTATAGTTACCTTGTCTAATAAGGCCCTAAGATGATTTAAAGGCgtagttcacccccaaaaaattcttttagatcaactggtctcaggaagtgagatttgtcatttatttctattaaaaaaaatctccaatctttcagcacttagcagctgctgtatgccttgcaggaagcagtgtattcttccagtctgatttaatgctctttgctgccacccctgtgttcatgtcaagaactgtccagagcagtagcaaatccccatagaaaacctctcctgctgtccagacggtccttcctgcaggacatacagcagcagataagtactggaagactgaagatttttttttttgtatagtagACGAGAATTACAAATCttctgcactttctggcaccagtttatttgaaagaaaaaaaattgtgatctatccctttaaggcttttaGGCTGACATTTGTGAGCAGCTGCTATCTCAGGAGAAAACCCAACATGTGTGATCTTGTTTTCCACTGGGGATAAAGAAAAAGAGTCCTGCCGATCCTGCAAATAGAAGTCCTGCCAACATAAAGGTGACACCATAGGGCTGCTTAAAGGTGCTGTCCTCTTGGACAATACTATTTTGTTAGATGTAACATGATCAGATTGTCAATCTCCCCTGCAGCCCCACCACTGGAGAAATTAGACATTACATAAAGTTCATTGAAATTATTAGGCAGCCTTTGTCACGTAGCTTGTCTAATAGCGTACTTAATGCTGTCCATCCCAGTTATATAATTATGTTTAGAATATATGTCAGGGAGTAGTGTACAGGGCTTGGTCCCAGCTGATACATAGCGTACACCACAATATAGGACGTATCAGATGGAGACTAGAGGGCGTATTAAGGCTGGAGGCAGCAATAGTGGAAGAGCCAGTTTCAGGACAATCCTGCGAAATATAAATCTccacttaaagggaacgtgtcacatacatttttctttactgaagaaaaacagatacagtatatattattttcttaatcttttttattttccaaatgtagatttttttttaatcatttttttctacattattttttatattctttcACTATTCTGGATGTAGCCATCATGGCTGAGCAGCATTTAGAGATACGCTTTACGGGAGACATATGGACtaaatttacagtattaggccatggtCCCACATAGTAAGacatcagccgttctgtgacccggtcgggtcacggaacggcccttgttagagaagatcatcccagccggtacagcagtactgaccagatgatcttcactgctgctgaatttgcattagtgtgcgcccacatccgaattcccggccgcacactccatagtgtgcactgacaggtcctccgcagccgctattcattgaatagtggccgcagaaaacagacatgtcagtctTGCAGTACCGCTAGGGAttccggcctgagtgtatactatgtgtatacactccgtccgagaTTCCATAAAGGGTAGCACAATGTAAGGttcgtattaatcatggctgttgtttcaAATCGGAAACAGCGCCCGTGATCAAAATGGaaccttacattgtgtgaacatagcccaaacaaagcaaatcactttgttagctcggcaatctgctcatcagcctgctgcctttgaagtctgtgccgctcctcctcaggtaaaaaaaaaagctggatcaagtcatgggaaacttctcccagaactggatccagcttttccaggcacttggggaggagcggcatggacttcaaaggcagcaggctgaggaGCGGATTGCCGAGCTATCGAAGCAATTCGTTTTGCttgtactgtagattcgctcatctctattatttaaCCAATGGCTCtttagctgttgtaaaactacaactaccagcatgccctgagatACTGTGGCTctctaggagttgtagttgtgcactaGCTGGAGACCACTAGTGCATATACATCAGCACACAGGCTCCTGACCCACATCAGATAACATATGCTATTCTACTGTAGAACAGCGCCCTCTATGTAAACCCGCCATATTTGTTGTGCTAATATTGTAATACAGGCTGCTCCCATCTGCTTGTTGTACTCCCTGCCCTCTGGTTGTTAGCAACCTCAGTGATAACATCCTTATCACACACCGCACCCATAGGAGAACAGAGTGATCCGCACAGCCTCCCTGCCATATCCAGCTCCCCGAGGCCCAAACCTGTGCCGTATATTGCCACAATagcagtgcccccataatgaccTATCTCTTTTAACAACCGGTTTAAGGTTCATTACTCTCAATGTACAAATTAGTCAaatgtaaaggggttatcaataTGGCAATTAGAATCTGGGTGGTTTACGAGGACGTCAATAGACATGGAAGGCAAAGCTGTAATTATCATAGGGGGCAGCCATGTCTAGGTCACATGATACCTGGGGCCGTAACAGAGGTAATCTATAGCAATAACCCATTTTATTTCATCATTAGTCATTACATGACGGGTGATCATTTCCAATATGATGTTTTTCCCCCCAGAACAGCGCCACTCTCGTCCATGGGcgagtctggtattgcagctgcaGTGTTCGTCATTTATACACTAAAGTAATCTATGGAGTCGTCATCATGATAGTTTTCCGTCAAGATGGGTTCCCGATTTCTCCCAAACCACAAGCAAATCGCACACCAGAAATGAGGTTCGGGGTTGGTATAACTTTCTTCTGATGTCTGCATGGAGCGCAGGGAAGAAGCACctatacagagaaaaaaaactcaATAGTGCATGGAGGGGCATATGACTGTCAGTAAGAGAGGACTCTCTTCTCCCCATGATCCAGCACCGATCAGGGATGGACATTCAACTGAATGGCTGCCTTGCTATATCTGGTTGTCTGTGACAAGACAGGAGCCCTTTACTTTATCCATCTCCAGTAATGGTCACAGAAAGACAAAACACTGGAagtagggggtggggcttagcatgtgctgtgTGAAGGAGAGAAAGACTGTGTACCTGCAGTTAGTGGTCATTCTCTAGAGGAGCTGCCCTAAAATTAAGGCTTCCATCTTGGAGGCAGCAGTATCAGTGCTCAGTGCAACCGTTACTTGCCATGTTTCTGGTGTATGTACATAGTGCCGCCTGCTGTATCGAATGGTGTGCACCCCTGCTTTTAGCAGCTCACTACCTAGTGTACCCTTTCTTGTCATGttcctgctctatatacacagtgctgcccTCTTTATCTAatgttataccccccccccccccccgctattaGCATCTCAGGGCTTAGTGTAACGCTTTCCTTGCTGCgctgtttctttcatttctgctcacacagcaccttgcaaagccagtgtATAAGTAACCTCTCCCCCCCTACAAGCTATCTATAGTACCGTACTGtctcatcccccccagcacagggttcagtggggaaagtggagactgccggagtaccgcctggaaaacagggatacagcctaggcagTCTCCACCtaccccacggaacgggaaggcattaggaatcaaatgcggaaggttcgagttcgatagaacctaacttttcccgatgttcgataaTCTCTACACAGTACCAGCCAGTTCAGTGCACATTCACCAGTGCCCTGTCATGACTTCACCATCTCCTTTTCCATCGTGTTCTTCGTGTTATCAGTCGCCTCCATTTACCCTTCCTTATCACTAAGCAATAATATTGGGTACTCACCAAACAAGAAGTAGGCTGCCAGTGACACCGTAAACATAATGAGGATGATGTTCCCTGGGCCCACGTCTTCAGCCTGGCAGCTGCTGGGACAAGCACATGGACTCTGCACAGAGATCTCCAGAACCTCAGTGATATCCTCTAACACAGGGAAGGTGACCGTAGACACTGTGCTGCAGTTATAGTGAACGACCGCTCTCAACGGACTCTCCTCTGAGGCTGGGGAGAGAGAATTGTTGGATATTACATGCAAGTTAATGTTACACTATCATTTCTTATCGTAACAGTGTGATTATGGGAGAATAGGAGtaaggggccctattccaccggacgattatcgtttgcataatcgttaacgattaacgatctcaaacgaccgctattgcgaaagacctgaaaacgttcactcatttccatggaacgataatcgttacttatgatcgtaattgcgatcgttttttcttcgctatttattcgctattgcgttcgtatctattgcgaacgaccgaacaatgtcttattcaatgcaaacgatttgcgaacgttttgcgaacgagcaacgataaaaataggtccaggtcttataaagcgatcaacgatttctcgtttggtcgttaatcgttaactgcatttcaaccgaacgattatcgtttagattcgatcgatttaacgataatctaaacgataatcgtccagtggaatagggcccaaaaagAACAATCTCCGAAACGTGTAAAAAATTTTGGACAAGCCACAACTAAAAACTCAACAGAAACCCGACATGTTTTGAACAATTACAGTTCTTATTCATGGCATAACTTTTATGCCATGAATAAGAACTGTAATCGTTCAAAACACGTCGGCATTTCTGTTGCATTTTTCCAGTCTGTACAGAATTTCAGTTATGGAGAAAATACATCAGTGTACAGAAATAATGGTGCACACTGACTATATAATATGATTTAACGTCTAGTTAAATCCCTCTATAATTTGTAGTGTCTTTCCTCAATAGAAGGTGTAACTAAATCTATGACATTTATAGCGCATTTCCTATTCAATTGCAGAAAAGTTTACATAGGAACATATTCACTAACCAGTTGTATCCAAAGTAAAAATATTACCGTAATGTCACTAATATGGCGGTCAAATACAAACCCAAGACTGCTGTGGTATAACAATGATGATGTAGGGTATATAGTTGACCTTATGGTGACTGAAGTGCAAGGATGTAATTATTCTTGATAGAACTGTTAAGATATAGAAATGTACAGTGCAGTAGTCCCCGACATGTTTCtttacagctgctgcaaaactccaACTCTGAGCATGTCCCGGAGTACTTTAGGTTGTAGTTTATCACAAGTTAATATATGTTGATTGTACTGTGCATTATTggtggtcttagggccctattccaccggacgattatcgttcagattatcgttaaatcggtcGAATCTaaccgataatcgttcggttgaaatgcagttaacgattaacgaccgaacgagaaatcgttgatcgctttataagacctggacctatttttatcgttgctcgttcgcaaatcgttcgcattgaataagacatcgttcggtcgttcgcaatagatatgaacgcaatagcgaataaatagggaagaaaaacgatcgcaattacgatcataagtaacgattatcgttccatggaaatgagtgaacgttttcaggcctttcgcaatagcggtcgtttgagatcgttaatcgttaacgattatgcaaacgataatcgtccggtggaatagggcccataagGTGCTGAAATGAGAAGCTACAGACAGGTCATTCGATGTGATCTGGGTCAGAGTGACCTTTACTATTCATTGGCAATCTCATTACTGTGTTAGTGACACAACACCACAATCTGCGCTACTTCCCCCCTGGCCGACTTCATCATTAGGTTACGTAGCTAAATTGGGCTAAGTAGCTATTATAATGGAGAAAGCAGAGTAGACCGGTAATGTGTTATGGTGTGCCAGCCTTCTCCATGCCAGGCAAGCTGCAGTAATAGTAGTGAAGGGACAGATATCCAGGACTGCTATACTGCTGTATCAGGAATCCTTGCTATACATTAACATCAGCTTTCAGGTTTTATGTTGCTGTACAATAGAGGCTTTTCTGGGAGATTCCGCAATGTATTCACATTACAAGAACTCACACAACCACAATATCCAGGGGAGACTTACACTGATTCAGCCTATTGTATGCAGAAGACAATGCACACATTGTGTCCTCACAATCTACACTTAGTGATAGCTGACCACAGGCATTGAAGGCGGTCTTAAAGGGTACCCGTcctttctaaagattttaaacCCACTTAGACTAACCCTTCAGAATGGTGAGAAGGTGATTTTATTTCTCTCATTTATGTTTTGAGCTCCAGAGAGCCCCCTGCATGAGGCACAGCTATTTCGTACGCTATAAATGTTTAGGGGGAAAGCTGGGTTGTTTGCCAGAAGGGCACGCACACGACTCACTTTCCCTTACTTCTTTGGCCTAACTCATTGTTATGCTGATGAAAGGGCACTAGACGGAACAGGCTGGCAATGTGCTGTGGGATGATTTACACATAGATGGCACTGatggttactgatgcactggcttttgAAATGAAAGAAgaaagcaaggaaggggttacaataGCATTGAGCTGTTGCTGCTGCTCAGAAGCTAAAGAAAGGTTGGGAGTGGGAGATTACAGGGCAGCACTATGGATATACAGAAGCAGGTACACTGATATTTACACAACAGACAGCTGCTCTAAACTTTATTAGTGGTCAGAGATGAAAgggaagctttgatttaccttttaggctCAGTGTAGATCATCAGCAGGCAGACTTACTAAGCTTGTAGGTACACAGTCCAAGCTTTATTTCCCCTTCTCCTAAACATACCACATGCAAAGCCCTGCTCTCACATCTGGTGTTCTGTCCTACaatctctgttactagagacagacagagcctaacaacaagcagtgagacacctagtggtcaagactTTGGTGCTGTATTTCTGAGGGTAGGGAGTCATTTTTTGATTAAAGCGTaactgccatgttttttttttttttattgcagagatcagtagtataagcgattttaagaaactctgtaataggtttcatcagccaaaaaagcctccttgtgtactcaagaagcaatctcccagcctcccccctgacttcttatctgtgcattatcaggcaaacacgtcttcattacagagaagccagtgaagacgggttctgctctctccattgtaagcctatgaaggggggaggggctgagggagatgagggagcaggaagaggtgatatgaaggtcagctgtttgtagactctctgggcagctaaaccgctaaattcaggtgtcagaaaggtcagtgcttatctatgaacttactgagagaagattgcagggtgttgtgctgtgcagaactgctctgtgctcagtcactcctaacagcccctcccctctccatagccacataatggacacagaaatcctgcttcatctgatgtgaggggggaggctgggagattgctttttcagtacagaaggaaactcttttagtacataaaacctattacagagtttcttaaaatcgcttgtactgttgatatttaatgttttcagaaaaatgaccctgaaatgacagttacgctttaagactaGAGAAGTGTGATCCTCAGGAACACTTGGGTTCGTCCGAACCCTTAGTGTTcaacatttgattaccaatggctgaataAGTATATTTTTATTTGCTACAGAAtgaggatgcctacatgggggatactacctacagggagAGGGAGATTACCTTGGAGTGGGAGGAGTTAACTATCTAAGGGCATGCccacatgagagagagagagagatactacGTActtgagggtgactgggggatacGTTCTACTGTGGGTGTTAACGTACATGGGGAATACTATGGGgggttacctacagggggatgcctacatgagaGAGATACTACAGAGATACTACCTACTTAAGGGTGACTGGGGTATACGTCCTACTGGGGGTGATTatgtacatgggggatactatgggggggttacctacaggaggatgcctacatggggatactacctactcaGGGGCCTACCTACACATAGAGGCCTAACTAAAACATGGGGGCATAAAGGGGCttaatattatatgggggctgcacagaggtgctTAACTATTTGGGTATGCAAAagaacaccatcacatgtctcgacgttagtgaactagccagaccttcctcagggaaggaacaaccaagccaaggaatgtctccaattaaggaaaccacctaagcaaggtatccatccacagacagctgtttcagggtttttacccctcatcagtgtggagtaggtttctggctagtgggaacaatgactagtaagtgcatgcaaaaggacgctggttgacctcagggagatcaaccaaaaaaaccgcagagacaccatcacgtgtctcaacgtcactgtattctagaacattgccccctgggaaatcaaatatgctaaagaacactgcagagacaccaacaCGTCTCGACGtctgtgaactagccagaccttcctccgggaaggaacaaccaagccaaggaatgtctccaattaaggaaaccacctaagcaaggtatccatccacagacagctgtttcgggttttttgcccctcatcagtgtggagtagatttctggcaatgttctagaatacactgacgttgagacacgtgatggtgtctctgcggtgtttctgcggtgttttggttgatctccctgaggtcaacataactatttaggggcacagaggaggcttatAGGGTCACAGAGAAGGCCTAACTATTATATCTGCATATGACAAAGATAAAAAAGTTTCACTGGTCCTTGTCAGATCCTTAcacataaaattattattattattattattattattattattattattattattatgtaatattttccaattttttggCTTTTAACAAATTAACTTAAAGAGCTGACTGGCTACTTGTTGCCTAGTATGTGACCCCACCCTGACAGGCACCATTGTCACCAGATGATTCACATTTCTTATTTTTTGGCTGATCAgtattgtatatatacagatttttAGGCTTctgtgcggggagggggggggggggatgtgacggGAGAAGCGTCTGTGTGGTTTGTTAGTTGCTGCCATGGCAATGACTAAAGCCCATACACATCGGCTCAGTCTTTGCCTAAAGATTTATACCCATCTTCGAGACATTTATCGGAAGTCATCAGACATTTTGAAAAGCCCAAGCGTCGACACCCATCTATCTCAGTCTCTATTACTGTCACAATATCCCCCTCCGTTTCCTGTACATGTAATAGGATAAGCTCCTTTAAATACCAGACAGGCGGGCATTGTTTTCTTTCAGACTTGCGACAGAACACACTTACCCAAAAAAAAATCCTGGTAATCGTGTCTTAACCTGCATTACAGCATCTGAAGGAATTACAAGTCACGGATCATCTCTGGAACTTAATGTTCAGCAAAGCACAAAGCAATTCCTGTGTCGTTTACCACCTTGTCTGGCTGGCGGAATAACGTCTGCCCCTCCAGGTATAAGAAATCAGCCATGATGACCTCAAATGCTTAATACATTATGTAAACTGGCCTAGTGGTTCTATTTTGATGCCCTCCTATACAagctttaaagaggtatttccctcTCATAAAATTTTCCCAATCCCACCACTGGGACCCCTGCCAATtgccaaaaatttaaaaatttgtcCCCAGAATGAAAGGTGCACAGTGcacatgtgtgaccaccactctgttcattctctatagggctaCTGAACGTTACCAATTGTTGATGGCGccttagagaatgaataaagcagTGGCACCAATTCACCCCTGGGACAATTTTGTCCATGTTCCTAGTATTGATGCAGGTCACAGCGGTTGGACTCCCACCTATTATGTTGTTACCTACTATATTATGGATAAGATGGGAATATCTAATTAAAGGTATTGTCCCCTGCTTAGGATGCTCAACCCTTGGACGGAGTGAAGACTGTCTCTCGAACTGGAGGACCAGACTTGACCTGCATTACGCAGACAGCCCATTGATTTGAAAGGACACTGTGTAATACttgatttctcctgtggtggcactgcagggaaaattaacacttagggtcctattccacgggccgatgggggcctgatcaataatgtaaacaagcgccgatctgctagatcggcgctcgtttactgggcctattccacagtgtgataatcgtttagcgagggctgcagggacatcgtaaccgatgtccttgcagcccttctttgaaacaccatacttacctaaacatgttgcagggcttctcctgcgctccttcttcctcccggtcccgctcgcagcagcagctttggtgcggcctgtcagagctgacagaccgctcagtcaatcactgtccGCGTCGGTCctggttagtgattggctgagcggtctgtcagttaagacaggccgctctgaagctgctgcgcgcgggaccgggaggaagaaggagcgcaggaggagaCCTGCAGCATgtgtaggtaaagtatggtgcttttgaaatcatcaggcaccgaccgcgcaccgctattccacgtagcgatgcgcgatcggtgcccgatgatttttggtttgaacctaaataaacgatcagccgatgacacgatcatgggctaattgttgtctctattccatggagcaataatcggccgattatcgctccgtggaataggccgcTTACTGCTGGGTTTTCCTACAAATTACAACTGATCTATAGGAGTCCTATCACTCTATGATCAGTTTATTGTTCACAGATTCTTTTAACCAGGAAGGATCTTTCAAAATGAAGAATCCCTtcaagggctcattcacacagcCGTGTAACAGCTAGAAAGTGACACCAGGGGTTCTTGGATCTTTTTTCTGCAACCCATGCAATGTTTTATATAttctctgttaaaggggttgtcccgtcttagtaaaacatggccgctttcttccagctTGTCCTTGGTTTGGggggtggtattgcagctcagttctattaaagtagcagtctatttattttttcctttagtTCACCCTGCTGCTggctggcatgtatacttaccagtgatGATCGGTTTCCAGCGGCACAGTGTCATTCTGGTGCTTCAATGACATTCGCATCAGCTGACGTCACGTTTCTTCTGACCCTCCTTCTTTCTCTGAGGCTTTTGAAGAAAGTCAGGGTCACCAATGCATCTCAACTAAGTgattctttaaagtgaatggagctgtattgtaatactacacacaacctgaggacaggggtggcgctgtttttgcaagaaagtagttatgttttttctaatcttggataatccctttaaaccgTTTCatctataaaacaaaaaaaaaaactgaaat
This genomic window contains:
- the LOC138802490 gene encoding uncharacterized protein isoform X2 — translated: MKVNPCKCLMKDGSGVVNLAALGDMEGFLIQNRKVQREVEGKSVEQWVTFSPCKPFSEPMALTNCSHVAVCVVSREAEESAPQYTGFGKHDGNEFIYSNESKVLSVTYRASEESPLRAVVHYNCSTVSTVTFPVLEDITEVLEISVQSPCACPSSCQAEDVGPGNIILIMFTVSLAAYFLFGASSLRSMQTSEESYTNPEPHFWCAICLWFGRNREPILTENYHDDDSIDYFSV